In the Primulina eburnea isolate SZY01 chromosome 15, ASM2296580v1, whole genome shotgun sequence genome, ATTTGGAGGATTTTTGTGGGAGTTTTTGGTGTGTCATTTCTCAACACATGATGgggtatttatagatgaaaaaATGGTAGATCCTCACACCATATAGCAGCAAAAATTGGCATTCTAAATGCCACAAATGATGGTCCAAGTAGTCTCCAAATGGTCAAAGTTTATCTAAAACCAAGGATCACTTTGGTGACTCAAAGGTCACTCCTTACATATTGATTATGTCCTATTTTTAGCTCCTCTCATGGCTGAAATTTTGTATTATTTAGGACAAGCACCAATTAGCTTCCTTGAGATGAGGGTTTAAACCCATGAGCTAGGGGTTTCCTCCCGACAATCAATGAGCTTCCTTGAGCTGAGGGTTTTAGCTTATGAGCTAAGAGTTTCCTCCCGATAATCAATGAGCTTCCTTTAGCTGAGGGATTTAGCTTATGAGCTAAGGGTTTCCTCCTGATAATCAATGAGCTTCCTTGATCTGATGGTTTTAGCTTGTGAGCTAAGGGTTCCTCTTCCGAGCGACGTTTCCTCAATTCTTATGGTTTTGCATTGCCTTGGCTTCTTTTTGAGCTACTTTCCGAGCTTTTGAGcagaaaaatttacatatattgTCGAGTTTCTTTAAATATTAGTTTTGGATTTAAAAATTTGGATTTCATTGTTTACGTGATTTGCTTCGAAAATCTAGATCCTCACAGTACTGTTTATCGGCTTCCATTCTCCTATTATTATTGAGCCATGTTTGATGCATTGCATAATTCATTTTATATATGTTATGCACGATTAATGATTATagttattgtattttaaatgtcatatCAGAATCCTAACATCAGTATTTTATATTGAGAGCTACTGTGGTTGCTATTGGACATCATGGTAGGTCACCCGAGTAGTTTTGCAACATCAGGTGGAGATTCTGTCTCTGGAGCTCGTGATTGAGATATGATTACTTGGTCTTCAGTGTAGAAGTCTCCCAGTTAGTAcacttttattattttggagTTTAATCCGTTTTATATCGGAGTCTATTGATCGAGGAGATGCCTCGTTTATTTGTATATATGGCAATTTTTAGTTGTTATGGTGGATTTTAGGTTGTTGTGAGGCTTGTTAGCTATATTTGAACTGCTGCTTGTGATTTGTTGAATTGTACCTAGTCGACACTTGTGTGTGATTGGTTAAGAATACAACAATGTTTTCCTTGAGCCATTTTTATGttacatgtattttaaatttttttatgtcatATTTACatggaggtcatgccgaaaatTTTCAAGGCACCGAGGTCaatttttaagtattttaaacCATTATTCGCTGTAGAGTTACATTAAGTCAATATTGtatgataattaataataacTGTGCATCACTGAGACGTCTattatttttaactttaaaatttaaataaatactaagaaatatttttatataaatattttcttctaACTTCAAAACCTTCCAACATGAaaactaatatttaaaaatcttaaatgcACAATATCCTTAAATCGTCAACCACCAAAATCGTATGTCAATTTTACAATAATCCATCGACgaaacttcaaaataaaaaataaaatatttaaataattaatcctcaaaatatttactttaaaactttaaatctTAATCTAATGCGGAAAAGAAAGGTCCCTCGAGAGTGTACAGTCGGACCGATCCACTCAAGAATCAGCCCCTCCCTCAAAATCATCATCGCCTGCGATAATCCAAACCTAGTGAGTGTAATAACTCAACACGATCTAAACATacgtaacaaataatacatatacaagcacatgcagctttaaaataacattttaattaaataagctGGTATGAAGTttatccttgaaagtgactaacaTATAACATATCATCATGGTTGACTGATCAGTCTATCTAAACCAAGTACCTGGGGGCGGGGCATCAGCAAATCTCGTCATTGGGCCGTGGCCAAATATGGAAATACGTTCGTCGGGTTCTCTTTGGGCCTTTTCCTATAAACGGGTTCCCAATGAggtcttttccctcacgatatcccccATTAAAGCTTTGATGTgacaaatatttttcctttaaaagtatcatttttcgGGAAAAATCGTACaacctttatatatatatatgtatatatatatgataacatattttcatcataaaacaaatatcatttagcatgtaTTATGATCTTCGGGTCACTGCCAGACCTTTCGAACTATCCGAAACGTAAAATGGCCATTTTACCCCCGAACCTCAAACTTCCCAATTTTGACTTTTTCCTGCTTTTCTTGACTCGAACTTATGCCATAACATCATATAAGATTAAATTTtacttttaatatttttcttagacgtaaactcgagcttcttgatttaaatgatttaatagaAAAACCAAAACACGTTTTGACCCCGAAataattcataatttaacatttttctcccaaatttgaaacataaaatttttatcCCTAAAATACCCCGTGAGCCATGATTCGAACCCCGTAGATCTGAGGTTCGAGCCCATTCCCTTTCCCTAGCCAAAACCGAACGCTAAGCCATAATTGAGCCACGTTACATCCAAACCCCAAGCCACCATGGACCAGACCTTGACCAGAACCTCCTGGACCCTACCTGAACTACCCCTTGACCAGCGTGGACCAACGCTCACCAGCCTACGCACCCTACAACCTAGCAGTGCCCAACCGAGCCCTAAAGTCCTTTCACGACCGCGGTTGCTTCGTCCTTGTGCGTCGATGAGTCCAGCCATTCTAGGACTCTCCCTAGACCTAGGATGCAGCCCTCACGAGGTAACGACCCCGCCTGAACGAGCTCCTGTCCAGCCATCACAAAAACCGATCACTATAACCCATACCATGCAAGGAAACCCTAGGTTTTAGCTAGTCCCAAGCGCGAGTCCTTATAGCTACTATCCAGCCTTCTTTGTGTCCATATATGACCCTTTTTCTATCCCTTAAATGTCTAATATAGGCAGCGAGTCCGCTATATCATATAACACGACTCATACATGCATAGAAACGCAAATCTTTGAAAAATATACATTTTTCATGCTataaaacataaatcatgcataatatgatttgaatggtgcAAAAAAAAGTTTGGAAGCGTGCCTTTACGTTTAGAATGTTCGAATATTCAATCGTCAATTTGGGTTACGAAGAGGCGCGAACGGGCGACGAACCACCTTGAATTTTGctctcaaaattttcgaaaattgtgtGTGTGGTGAGTGTAATTTTCGGTCAAAGTGAGTCTTTAAAAGCCTAGGGTTATAGTTTTATAATTTAGTATTTTTGTTGATAAAAGAGTTTAGATTTTAGAGTTTTTAGGACTctagttttgaaaataattaggcccattaatccTAGTTAAATTAGGCCAAATAATATCCAtttgaatataaaataaaagtttacaaaaatcgttttaaaaaataataactttCAGTTCCACGAAAATCCTTCATTTGACTAAAATCGGCTTCTCGGATAAAATAAGGCTCGACTCATCAAATaattatcaaaaaatattttcatcttgGTCGTCCATGGTCTCCTTTCCCCAGCCTAATATCGAATATCCGGACAAAATTcttaatttcatgaaatcatgcaatttaaacatttaatcatataacaaatatcatttaagcatttaaaatcaattaaataaaataaatgatcaatttaaataatttgcatgcatacGGTTTACGTTGACTGATTTTTGGACGTTTCAAATCatccccccttaaataaaatttcgtcctcgaaatcatgacttaccgaacaactccggatAGGGACTCTTTATCTCAGTCTCactctcccaagtggcttcttcattCGAGTGGTtcagccatttgactttgaccattTTTATCACATTGTTCCGCAGACTTCTCTATTGTCTGCCCGAAATTTGAGTAggcctctcctcataagacaggtttggTTTAAGACGCAGTGGCTCAAAATTTAGTACATGTATgagattcgacatgtacttgcGGAGCATTGATACGTGGAAGACATTGTGAACCCCTGCGAGATTAGGTGGCAACGCCCCTCGATATGCTAATGCTCCCAATATGTTGAgtatctcaaatggtccgatgaatctcgaACTGAGTTTTCCTTTCTTGACCAATCTCATTACACCATTCATcggtgctatttttaaaaattcatggTCACCTCTTACAAACTCGAGATCTTGTCTTCTTTTATTAGTGTAGgtcttctgtcggctctgagcagtcttcatcttGTCTCGGATCTTAGCGACTAAATCCGTTGTGTGCTGAACAATTTCAGGACCCATCGTAGCTctttctcctacttcatcccaatgaatgagtgatctacatttccttccataGAGTTCCTTGTATGTAGCCATTCCTATGATGACTGATAACTACTGTTATAGGTGAAATCTATTGGAATTAGCTTCGGTTTCCAACTcccttggaaatcgatcacgCAAGCTCGGAGTAGATCCTTTAGAATCTGTATGACTCTCTCAGACTGACCATTTGTTTGTGGATGAAATGATGTGTTGAATAGTAGCTTGGTCTCCAAGGCTGCATGTAAACTCATCCAGAAAGATGAAGTGAATCGTCTATCTCTGTCCGACACTATGGAAACTTGAATTCCATGCAGTTTGACTATCTCTCAGATATATagctctgcatactgcgtcatggagaaagtcgtcttcattGATaggaaatgtgctgacttagtaAGACGATCCACTATTACCCAAATGAAATTGGATTCTTTTTCCATCTTTGGTAAACCTacaacgaagtccatcgtgatgttATCCCATTTTAactcggggatggggagtggtCGGAGCATTcttgctggtctttgatgctccGTCTTCACTTGTTGACATGTCAAGAATTTAGATACGAAGCACATAATATCTCGTTTCATACtcggccaccaatataacagTTGCAAGTCCTTGTGCATCTTTGTACTTCCGAGGTGTATAGAAATAGGGGGTACTATGGGCTTTTGTCATAATTTCAACTCTAAGAGAATCTCTACTAGGAacctgtggggcccttagctcctaatcgttattaccatgcaatctgattagggttaattaatcacagcggaaaacgagtttaaattttctttacaatgagcccaagtcattttattttaatactaaaaatagtatctcatctcacgtcataatcatgcccacacgtagtcacaaccaatcacatacaaacatctcatatcctcgggaaataccccggtatatagatacgtatacatatatactgggaacaaatataaacctcagcccaagccgtggctcccaccagaagtaccatctccggtctcctgatatcctggagtacccgcccttgtccacacacaaagacaacaacagccccccttgggggtgagcaaagctccgtatggaacaaccaatcatatataccacagatatctaaacaatgatatatggcatgcaatgcatgtatgtcgtggaggtatcaggtcaaatgaccatccactgagcacatgtcagaatcaatcgaatcgctatcaaatcaaatccatgctcgagctggcacaccggtcgatatgggaatacacgtatgatagcgtcggcaaagcgctatcaaatcccacatctcatatccaatcatatggggccacaattgtgtatgctttacgggtcatataataccggcatagcaattgtgttcacaaaccccggcaaggtatccaaggatcatagctcaacgtgcatgtcatgtatcgatgtatgcataaaatgatgtgtgttaacaaaacatttattttatacatcgatattccaatcataatgtcatgtatgccacatcaaatcaacaaataggcatatagacacgtattcaaatccaatcaatccaatcatatatcatataatacagatacctgtcgtatgttacccggtcgcaacatacctcaattcttcgttccagttgatgtagcttgaagataccaatataataatctatctacatcaataacatattcatttcaatcaataacatcaacaatataagtttcaaatatcttttgaaactttgaaattttatatcaaatcgaaatcataaTATAATTCCATTTCGACTTCGAATACAAGTTTCTTGCCGATTATTCTACCACATATATAACCGacaaataattcttcaatctcaatcaaatgattaaaattctctaattataataaattgagaataattcaaaataacatcactataatcatctcttcttcgttaaaattATACACtactcaacaatcttcaattccagtatgatttaacaatttatcggatttattccaaaaatcgacaaatttcaaacatcaccaaaaatatgaaatttatacctcaaatcgaagacctcgtgtcaacgatcctagatctgaagtcggttcgtcgattggataaaccgataagtcgcacgatcaaaaagaaaaatgaaaatctTATCTCGATTCTCTCCTCTCTCCCTCCGATTTCTCTCTCTGCAACTTGAGAATTAATTCGTTCTTTCTCatatttatctattttttttatttttttaatattatattatattatattaataaaattatattatattaataaaattataatataatataatataatatatactatttaaaattttatcgccAGTATACGTctttggaccagtcaaacgatccaattttccaaaactcaaaacatgaaacttctgtatctttgagttttctacgttatatccaaatctcaaaccatttggacttcatatgaccaagatatgtcatattttattctttaaaattaattcattatttttcaacttatctacgaaaatgccatcaaaataaattgaatatttttcaacttatttaccaaaatgccatcaaagctattttagtctcggggtctcacatttctccccctcttaaaagatttcgtcctcgaaatctcaaacatctctataAACATAACAATGGCAAACAtatatatgtcaccagttatagtacatatcaaagctaaaaaaaatcagtaaacggatcagaatacatcgaatacaatggaacatatgtcatagaatcaaacaaatgcggatacgaatctcgcatTTTGCTCTCTAATTCCCACGTTGACTCCTCCAccccatgtcgtgtccattatACTCGAACCAACGGAATCGATTTATTAcgcaatatcttttcctttcgatccataatgcgaacaggttgttcaacataggaaagagaaggatccagttcaacctcatcaggcgcaagcacatgtgatggatcaggttcatatttcctcaacatagaaacatgaaacacatcatgaatagcagatagagctggtggcaatacCAATcaatacgcaagatcaccaactcgatcgagaatctcgtatggaccaacataacgaggagataacttccctcacatgccaaatcgaacagtgcctctaaagggagatatatTCAAAAACACtttgtcacctttctggaattccaagggtcgtcttcgtttattcgcataactcgtttgacgatcctgagcagctttcatccgctgccgaatcaactgaaccttatcgttcatttcctgcatcatttcaggtccagtcaattgtctctcaccaatctcatcccagaataatagtgatctacatcgtctcccatatagagcttcaaacggtgccataccgatactcatctgaaagctattattataagaaaattcaaccaatggtaaggcatcttgccatcccattctgaaatccatcacaacagcacgcaacatatcctctaaagtctgaatcgtacgctgagtttggccatcagtttgaggatgataagcagtactcatagccaaacgcgtacatatcgcttcctgaaaactaccccagaatttagaagcaaatctgggatcacgatcagatacaaccGAGACTGGCtcaccgtgcagtctcacaacattctcaatatataaacgggccattctcttataaggataagtccgctcatacggaataaaatgtgcagatttcgaaagacgatcaataatgacccaaatagcatcacagcccttggacgaacgaggtaaatgagtcacaaaatctatagcaatatgttcccaattccatttcgggatttcaagactatggagcaatcctccaggtttcattctctcggctttcacttgctagcagacaagacatttagaaataaactcagcaatgttgtagtatcccgatgcctaatttgagttaattattggattaattatatttcgttgggatcggaaggaccgaaccgggttcggatcgtctgaagagggttcggatcgtccgatcagggttcggatcgtccgaagacaggtggctggacacgtggaagacatgcagggttcggatcgtccgatcagggttcggatcgtccgaagacaggtggctggacacgtggaagacatacagagttcggatcgtccgataagggttcggaaggtacgaagtgtacagtggatcggatcgtccgaagtggatcggatcgtccgatcgttgtctataaatagaggcgcgaggcttcatttgttactcgccaattccgagtgttccagagcgttttagtcgtttctgatgggtttctagtcttttcccgaggtttaggcactagcggggagctactagtcttgtattggagctgtgctctagttgggagctagcggcatcagtgggctgactacggacgcaggcttgattctagggctgattgctaggatctactgatttgaggtacgaaagtactatccgagatagcaggattgagtatgctttactatgtgttgcatgtttatatgttgcattattatctgtcatatgatgcatggtttattatgcggcatttgcataatcatgttgagcctgactatttttgagatagcctgttgagagggtgctcagccctcgtttgttgtggatggttggacctcgttggccgacggtggtcaggtcaccggtatatccacaggtttattttggtatgggagccacctcctggtgcgacggcgcagagtgctacataccttgacgtcattacctgagcagtatttcgatatacccagatcctggtatccagtacattttgcatacatgcatgtcatagtcttgtatactcatgctttcggtgctgagcgttttatgctcacgtcctcggtttatctctgttttggacaccctattcgatggggcaggtctcaggttggacggtccaggagggagtggacagggagctggcagaggttgacctgtagttgttggtatttgttcttggtatttagttcgatctggttgtttaagtattttgtacttacagattcgattgggttgtattactgtttttccgctgtttatctgattcagttttaaatgttaattttgcatgcttaagttctgattagtaggtgattctggaacgggtcactacatttatggtatcagagcatgcattaagattttgggatttagaactgttcttttgggtttaatctctggtaacttttgtaacTAAGGGATGGtttggttttgacgacgatgctagtagtcatggcagcgttggacgctggggagaccgcgacgatcgggagcgtcgtcgagagcatcgagaatgTCGTCAACACcatcgtgatgagcctcggagttttagtatgcatcggttcttgcagatggggccgaaacctctttcaggcggtgagaccccggatgttgcggagaactggcttgagaggatggagagctgcttcaagacttttcagtgctcggcggagcagcagattgatacccttgatt is a window encoding:
- the LOC140815496 gene encoding uncharacterized protein; the encoded protein is MATYKELYGRKCRSLIHWDEVGERATMGPEIVQHTTDLVAKIRDKMKTAQSRQKTYTNKRRQDLEFVRGDHEFLKIAPMNGVMRLVKKGKLSSRFIGPFEILNILGALAYRGALPPNLAGVHNVFHVSMLRKYMSNLIHVLNFEPLRLKPNLSYEERPTQISGRQ